Part of the Lysobacter enzymogenes genome is shown below.
CCTGGGCCAAGACCTCCGACGAATACTTCGACCGCGCCGGCGAGGTCCACGACCTGTGGCGCGACGACGCGCTGGTCGCGACCGCGTTCGCGCCGCACGCGCCGTACACGGTCAGCGACGCGAATTTCGAGCGCATCCGCATGCTCGCCGATCAGCTGGATCTGCCGATCCACCTGCATACGCACGAGACCGCGCAGGAAGTCGCCGATTCGATCAAGCAGTACGGGCAGCGCCCGCTGGCGCGCCTGGATCGCCTGGGACTGGTCACCGACCGCCTCATCGCAGTGCACATGACCCAGCTCACCGACGCCGAGATCGAGCTGTGCGCGCAGCGCGGGGTCAGCGTGGTGCATTGCCCCGAATCCAACCTCAAGCTGGCCTCGGGCTTCTGCCCGGCCTGCAAGTTGCAGCACGCCGGGGTCAACCTCGCCATCGGCACCGACGGCTGCGCCAGCAACAACGACCTGGACATGTTCGGCGAGACCCGCACCGCGGCGATCCTGGCCAAGGCCGTGGCCAACGACGCCAAGGCGCTGGACGCCTTCAGCGCGCTGCGTGCGGCGACCCTCGGCGGCGCCAAGGCGCTCGGCTTCGACGCCAAGATCGGTTCGATCGAAGTCGGCAAGCAGGCCGACCTGGCCTGCGTCGACCTCGGCCAGCTGGAAACCCAGCCGCTGCATCACGTGGTCTCGCAGCTGATCTACGCGACCGGCCGCCATCAGGTCAGCGACGTGTGGATCGCCGGCAAGTCCAAGCTGAGCGAACGCGTGCTGGTCGACATGGACACCGCCGCGCTGATCGCGAATGCGCGCCAGTGGCGCGAGCGCATCGCCGCGATCGCGCGCTGAGCGCGATCGCGTTGCGGATCCGGGCGCGCCGCTCCGATCCACGACGGCCCGCACGGCCTGCGACGTTGCGCCGCAGTGCGTTCACGCAGACCGTAGCGGACCTGCTTCACACTAGGCGCGCGGCGCGAAACGCCGACGTCAGGCACGCAGCACACCGGCCGCGCCCACCGCGCGGCGACAGAACGAGCAGGCAGGCATGAGCAGCGCAGCAAGCAACGCACCGCACGACCCCCACGGCGACGCCCCGGCCCCCGGCAGCGACAACTTCAGCCAGGCCGAACTGGACAAGTTCGGCGCCCTGGCCAACCGCTGGTGGGACCCGCAAGGCCCGCAAAAGCCGCTGCACGCGCTCAACCCGGTGCGGCTGGAATACGTCGCCGCACGCGCGCCGCTGCGCGAGGCGCTGGCGCTGGACGTCGGCTGCGGCGGCGGCCTGCTGAGCGAGGCGCTGGCCGCGTCCGGCGCCCAGGTCACCGCGATCGATCTGGCCCCGGAGCTCATCAAGGTCGCCAAGCTGCACCGCCTGGAGACCGGCGTCAGCGTCGATTACCGGCTGCAGTCGGTGGAGTCGCTGGCGCAGGAAATGCCGGCGCGCTTCGACGTGGTCACCTGCATGGAAATGCTCGAACACGTGCCCGACCCGGGCGCGATCGTGCGCGCCTGCGCCGGCCTGCTCAAGCCCGGCGGGCGGCTGTTCCTGTCGACCTTGAACCGCACCCCGGCCGCGTTCGCGCTGGCCATCGTCGGCGCCGAGTACGTCGCCCGCCTGTTGCCCAAGGGCACGCATCAGTACCGCGATTTCATCAAGCCCTCGGAACTGGCGGCGTGGCTGCGCGAAGCGGGCCTGCAGCTGGAAGACGTCAGCGGCCTGATGTACGAGCCCTGGCGCAACGGCGCGCGCCTCGTCCCGCGCGCCGACGTGAATTACCTGGCCTGCGCCTGCAAGCCGGCCGACGCGCAGGACGCGTCGGCGTGAGCGCGGCGCCGACGCCGGCCTTCCCCAAGGCGGCGCTGTTCGACCTCGACGGCACCTTGCTCGACAGCGCGCCGGACATGTTGGCCACCGCCAACGCCATGCGCGCCGCGCGCGGGCGCGAGCCGATGCCGCTGGAAGCGCTGCGCCCGCACGTGTCCAAGGGCGCGCGGGCGATGCTCGGCGCGGCCTTCGCCGACGTCGACGCCGGCGAGCGCGAGGCCTGGGTGCCCGAATTCCTCGACATCTACGAACGCGAACTGGGCCTGCACGGCGCGCCGTTCCCCGGCGTGGAAGCGATGCTGGCGGCGCTGGAAGCGGCCGGCACGCCGTGGGGCATCGTCACCAACAAGCCCGAATACCTGGCGCGCAAGCTGATGCCGCTGCTGGGCTGGGAGGCGCGCTGCGCGGTGCTGATCGGCGGCGACACCCTGGCCGCGCGCAAGCCCGATCCGCTGCCGCTGACGGTGGCCGCGCAACGCATCGGCGTGGACCCCGGCGGCTGCGCCTACGTCGGCGACGACGAGCGCGACATCCTCGCCGCGCGCGCCGCCGGCATGCCGTCGGTGGTCGCGCTGTGGGGCTATCGGCTGGAACTGGACGACCCGATCGCCTGGCAGGGCGATGTGCTGGTCGACGACCCGATCGCGCTGGCCGCGGCGGACGCATGGCCGGCGACGCGATGAGCGCGCCGACCGCCGCCGCCGAAGGCGCCACCCCGGAGCAGGCGCTGCAGGATTTCGCCGGCAAATGGCGCGCGCGCTGGCCGGAGTGGTCGGTGGCCGAAGTGTTCGTGCCGCGCGCCCAGCGCGGCGCGGCGGTGGCCTGGGCGGCGTTGCAGCAGGAGCTGACCGACGCCGCCTGGGGCGGCAGCGACGCGCTGCCCGGCGAGGCCAAGCTCGGTTGGTGGATGGAAGAACTCAAGGGCTGGCGCGAGGGCCGGCGCCGGCACCCGCTGGGGCTGGCCCTGCAACGCCAGGACGCGCCGTGGCTGGCGCTGGCCGCGGCCCTGCCGGGCCTGCGCGACAGCCGCGAGCGCCCCGGCGACCGCACCGAGGCCTTCGACGGCCTGCTGCCGCTGGCCCAGGCCTGCGCGGCGATCGACGCGGCCCTGTTCGACCCGATCCCCGGGCAACTGCCCGAGGCGGCGGTGCCGGCGATCCAGTCCTCGCTGCTGGAAACCCGGCTGCTGCTGCAGGGCGACCCGGCGGTGCCGCTGAGCGTGGTCGCGCGCGCGATGGCGCGGCCGGGCGAGGGCGCGGCGGCGGAATGGAGCCGCGAACTGCTGGCGCAATGGCCCGAGCGCTTCGGCGCGACCGTGCCGCGGCGGCTGTGGACCGCGCTGGCGCATACCCGCCTGCAGCGCGGCGACGCGGCCCGGCCGCTGTCGCCGTGGACCGCGCTGCTGGCGGCCTGGCGCGGCGCCCGCAACTGACCGTTGCAGGCCGGGGCCGGGGCGGCGCGGCCGGCCCCGGTAGAATGGCGGCGTTGCGTTCCCCCTGCGCGCCCCCACTTTCAGCGTTGTGAATACTCCTTTCGTACCCTCCCGTTCGAGCCTGCCCGATGTCGCCTTCGACGCCGCCGCCGCGGCGCGTCCGCTGGACTGGGTCGGCATGTCCCACATCGCCTTGCCGCTGCGCATCGCCGGCGCCGACGGCGGCGCGATCCAGGTCGCGGCCTCGGTCGACGTCGCGGTCAACCTGCGCGACGCCAACGCGCGCGGCATCCACATGTCGCGCATGTACCTGCATCTGCAGAACGCTTTCGCCAGCGAGACGGTCACTCCGGCCGGCCTGCGCCGAGTGTTGCAGAGCCTGATCGACGGCCAGGGCGGCATTTCCAGCGCCGCGCGGCTGGTGCTGCGTTACGAACAACTGCTGCTGCGGCCGGCCCTGGCCAGCGCCAACGCCGGCTGGAAGCGCTATCCGGTCGAGATCGACGCGCGCCTGATCGACGGCCACTTACAGTTGGGCCTGCGTTTCGCGGTCGAATACTCCAGCACGTGCCCGGCCTCGGCGGCGCTGTCGCGCCAGCTCAACGCCGAGCGCTTCGCCGCCGATTTCGCCGCCGCGCATCCCTTGTCGACCGCCGTGGTCAGCGATTGGCTGGCGTCCGAACGCGGCCTGGCCGCGACCCCGCACGCCCAGCGCAGCCGCGCCGACGTGCGCGTGGACCTGCGCCCGGCCTTCGACGAACTGCCGCTGGTGGCTTTGATCGACGCGCTGGAAACCGCGCTGGCCACGCCGGTGCAGACCGCGGTCAAGCGCGAGGACGAACAGGCCTTCGCCCGCCTCAACGCCGAGAACCTGATGTTCTGCGAGGACGCCGCGCGCCGCGTCGCCGCCGCGTTGTCGGCCGATCCGCGGATCGAAAGGTTCGACGCCGAAGTCGCGCATTTCGAAAGCCTGCACGCGCACGACGCGGTCGCCCGGGTCACGGGGCAGGGCGCGCGCGAGTAAGCCGCGGCCGCCGTGTTCGGGCGGCGTCTGAACGATGAAGCCGCGCCGGTCCGTTCGGGCCGGCGCGCCGCTGCGCGCACGCAGAGTTCGCGGCCCGCGCGCAGCGCCGCGAGCCCGCGCGCGCCAGCGAAACTGTCGTTTTTGCCGGCGGCGCCGATGCGCCGCGGCGGTGTAGGATCGGCGCCAGAAGGGCCGCACCGGCGCGGCAATGCATGGAGGCGTGTGCGACAGCACAATTTCAAGGTGGAAACCGTGATGGCCCCCTGCACCGGGTACCGGGGCCCTTCGGCTATGCTCGGCATAGCAGACTGGTGACCGGAAGGGGCATGGGGACACCCTTGGGTGGAAGCTGGCGCGGCTGGTTGGCCGTGCTCGCGTTGTGGGCGGTGGCGACGATCGCGTCGGCGCAGTCCCTGGTCCTGCCTTCCGCAGCCTTGGCCGCCGCGCCGCAGGCGCAGCGCGACCCGTACGACCCCACCGGTTTCCGCGCGCCTTCGCTGAGCCTGTCGCGGCTGGTGCAGGGCGATCCGGTGCCGGCGCGGGTGCTGTCCGGCGAATTCGACAGCCGCTTCGAGGCCGTGTCCGGGCAACAGGTGTGGGCGCCCAAGGGCCAGCCGGCGTGGTGGCGGGTGGTCGTCAACCAGGACGTCGAGGCAGGAATCGCGCCGCAGCTGACCATCGACCGGCCTTCGCGCCGCGAGATCGAGCTGTGGCGGCCCGGCGACGACCTGCCGCTGCGCCGCGCCATCTACGGCCCGGACATCGACCTCAACCATTCCACCCGCATGATCGTGTTCCCGCTGCCCAAGGGGCTGCACAAGGGCGACACGCTGTACCTGCGCATGCTCGCCGCCGACTTGATGCAGTCGCGGGTCGAGATCGAACCGCTGGCGATGGTCCAGCGCGAGGACATGATGCACGTCGGCCTGCGCAGCGTGGTGCTGACCGCGATGGGCGTGGTCGCGGTGCTGGCGTTCGGGTTCTGGATCGGCTTGCGCGAGCGCGGCTATGCCTATCTCGGGCTGACCCTGATCCTGCAGATCCTGACCCTGACCTCCGACGGCGGCGAGATGCGGGTGGTGCCGTGGCTCAACGAGATCGCCCCCGACGCGCGCACCAACATCGTACTCAACACCGCCGCGGTGTTGGCCAGCATCCGCTTTTTGATCTTCTTCCTCGGCCTGCGCGCGACCCAGCCGCGGATCTCGCGCCTGCTCGACTGGTGCAGCTATTCGCTCGGCGGCCTGATCGTGGTGACGCTGTTCCGCACCTGGAAGTACAGCGCGCTGTTCGGCAACCTCAACCTGCTCGCGGTGGTCGCGCTGATCCTGTACGCGACCGTGGTGGCGGTGTGGCGGCGCCAGCGCGAAGCCTATTTCCTGTTGCTGGCGTGGTTGCCGCTGATGGGATTGCTGGTGGTGCTGGTCGGCGCCAACCACCAGTGGTGGCCGGAATTCGATTGGCTCGAATACACCTTCCCGGTCGGCCTGGCGTTCGGCGGGCTGGGCCTGCTGCTCGGCCTGACCTCCAAGCTGCAACAGCTGCGCCGCGACCGCGACACCGCCAACCGCCTGGCCACCTACGACAGCCTGACCGGGGCGATGACCCGCGCGGCGATCTCGCAGAGCCTGCGCAGCGCGGTGGAAAGCGCGCACCGCTCGCGCCGGCCGCTGTCGGTGGTGTTCTTCGACATCGATCATTTCAAGCGCATCAACGACGAGCACGGCCACCGCGTCGGCGACGAGACCCTGCGCATCGTCGCCCTGCGCACGCGCAACCGCTTGCGCGCCTACGACCTGTTCGGCCGCTACGGCGGCGACGAGGTGCTGGTGGTGCTGGCCGACACCGCGCTGCGCGACGCGGTGCGGGTCGCCGAGCATCTGCGCGAATCGGTCAGCGGCAGCCCGCTGTCGATCGACGGCCGCCTGTTGCCGGTCAGCCTGAGCCTGGGCGTGGCCGAACTGGTGCCCGACGAGACGCCGGAGCAGTTGCTCGAACGCGCCGACGCGGCGCTGTACGCGAGCAAGTCGGCCGGCCGCGACCGGGTCACCGCGCACGGCGCCGAAGCCGCGCGCGAGGTGGTGTCGTGACCCCCGACGGCGGCGCGGCGCCGGCGCGATTGCGCACCGGCGACGTGCTGCTGCTGCGCCACCGCGGCCCGCTGGCGGCGTTGACCGCGTGGTTCGGCGAAAGCCGCTTCGATCACGCCGCCGTGGTCGGCCGCGCCGGCTATCTGATCGAAACCGGTTCGGGCGGGGTGATCGAACGCCCGCTGGCCGAATGCCTGGCCGACGAGCGACTGCTCGAAGCGCAGGCGCGGCGGCCGCTGGTCGCGGAGCGCCCGTTGCAGGACCCCGACCGCATCGCCGTGCTCGCGCATGCCTTGTCGCTGCGCCGCCCTGCGTTTTCCGGCGATCCGCTGGCCGCGCTCGGCCGCGCCGCGGCGCTGCGCGACCGCGAACTGCCCGACTCGGCGCCGCTGCGCGCGGCGTTGCGCGAAGCGCTGCTGCACACCGCCGCCGACAGCGCCGGCGCGATGAGCGCGAGCGAATTCGTCTACCGCTGCTTCGCCGAAAACCCCGCGCAACCGCGCGGCCGGCTGGCCCCGAGCCTGCCCGCCGCGCCGCCGCCGACGCTGGCGTTTCCCGAGCTGGATTGGGACTCGCTGTGGCCGCAGATCGGCGCGTGGCTGCGTCCCTCGCGGCGCGAAGCGTTGGGGCTCGCGGACGGCGACGCGCTGGCCGCCGGCCTGCACGCCGACGCCGAAGAACTCGAACAAGCGCTGACCCAAGCGCGCCAGCGCCGCGGCCTGATGGAACGCGGCAACGCCTTGCTCGCGCTCGCGGGCCCGCGCCTGCCGAACCCGAAGTGCGTGCGCATGCGCGAGCTGGAACTGTCGCCCTCGCTGCAAGCGCTGGAAATGTAGGGGCGGCGCAAACCGCGACCGCGCCAACGCAACGACGACGAACGCCGCCGGCAGCCGGTCCACCGGCCGCGCGCGTTCGCAGTAGCGGCGCGACCGGTTGCTCTGCAGTCGCGGCTCGCGCCGCTCCTACAGGAAGATCGCAAGCCCCAACCGCCCCCTGTAGGAGCGGCGCAAGCCGCGACCGCGAAAACGCAACGACGACGAAGGCCGCCGGCAGCCGGTCCACCGGCCGCGCGCGTTCGCAGTAGCGGCGCGGCCGGTTGCCCCGCAGTCGCGGCTCGCGCCGCTCCTACAGGAAGATCGCAAGCCTCGACCGCCCCCTGTAGGAGCGGCGCAAGCCGCGACCGCGAAAACGCAGCCGCGACGAACGCGCCCGCAGCCCGTCGGATCGCAGGCCTTACGGCGCCGCCTTACCCGCCGCCTGCGCCCGCTCCAACACCAGCAGCGGATCGATCCGCACGTCGAACCAGTTCATGCCCCAATGCAGATGCGGCCCGGTCGCGCGGCCGGTCGCGCCGACCGCGCCGATCGTCTGTCCCTGGGCGATGCGGTCGCCGACTTTGACGTCGATGCGCGAGAGGTGCAGGAAATTCGAGCTGATGCCGTGGCCGTGATCGAGCAGCACGGTGCCGCCGGTCAGGTACAGGTCCGGCGCGGCGAACGTGATCACGCCGGCGGCCGGCGCTTTGACCGCGGTGCCGGTCGGCGCGGCGATGTCCATGCCCGAATGGCCCGAGCCCTTCTGCCCGTTGTAGACGCGCTGGTTGCCGAAGCGGCCGCTGATGCGGCCCTGCACCGGCCACTGGAACGGCTGGGCGAAGTCGGGGCGTTCGTCGTCGCGCGCGCGCGCCGCGACCACCTGGGCCTGCTCGCGCTCGATCCGCGCGGCGATCTCCGGCGGCGGATTGACGGTCTTCGGCGGCACGCCGCTGATGTATTCGGTGGGGAAATCGCGCGCCGTCACGGCGATGCCGGCACGCTGCGGCGCGCCACCGGGCGGCTGCACTTCCACATTGAGGGTGCCGCTGGCGTCGCGGCCGACGCCGAACACCACGCTGCCGTAAGCGGTGACCCGCAACTGCCGACCGCCGTAGCGCACCACGCTGCCGGGCGGGACCTTGCCGATGACCATCGAGCCCTGCGGCACCGACGCGGGAAACACCAACCGCGCATCGGTCGCCGCTGCCGCCGCCGGTGCGGCGGCGTTGTCGGGAATGCTGCCTTGCGCCACGACCTGCGCCGACGCCGCCGGCGCCAGCGCGGCCGCGCAGATCAGCGCGGCCGCGCGCGTGGCCAGACTCATCGCGCGAACGCCAGACGCTGCCCGTTCGGCGCGCCGACCAGCGACACGCCGTCCCAGGCGAGCTGGCCGTTGACCCAGGTCGAGGCGATCCGGCTGCGGAAGGTGCGGCCCTCGAACGGCGACCAGCCGCACTTGGACAGCACGTCCTCGCGCGCGACCGTGTAAGGCGCGTCGTCGATCAGCACCAGGTCGGCGAAATAGCCTTCGCGCAGGAAGCCGCGCAGGTCCACATCGAACAGCTTGGCCGGCGCATGGGCGAACTTGTCGACCACCTGCGCGGTGCTCAGGCGGCCTTCGTGGACCAGTTCCAGCGCGGCGTTGAGCGCGAACTGCACCAGCGGCAAACCGCTCGGCGCCGAGGTGTACGGCCGCGCCTTTTCTTCCAGGGTGTGCGGCGCGTGGTCGGTGGCGAGCACGTCGATCACGTCGTTGGCGACCGCGCGGATCAGCGCCTCGCGGTCGGCCGGGTCCTTGATCGCCGGATTGCACTTGATCAGATGGCCGAGCTTCTCGTAATCGCTGCGATCGAAGCGCAGGAAATGGATGCAGGTCTCGGCGGTGATGCGCTTGCCTTCGATCGGGCCGGGCTGGAACAGCGCCAGTTCGTCGGCGGTGCTGATGTGCAGCACGTGCAGGCGGGTGTTGTGCTTGCGCGCCAGCGAGATCGCCAGCTCGGTCGACTTCTTGCACGCCTCGCGCGAGCGGATGTCGGGATGGAACTGGGCCGGAATGTCGTCGCCGTACTTGGCCTTGTAGCGCGCCAGCTCGGCGTCGATCATCGGCGTGTCTTCGCAGTGGGTGATGATCGGCGTCGGCACGTCGCGGAAGATCGCGTCGAGGGTGACCGGATCGTCGACCAGCATGTTGCCGGTCGATGCGCCCATGAACACCTTGACGCCCGGCGCCGTGCGCGGGTCCAACTGCTGGATCGCGGCGAGGTTGTCGTTGCTCGCGCCCAGGTAGAAGCCGAAGTTGCCCCAGGCGCGGCCGGTCGCGCGGCGGTACTTGTCTTCCAGCGCGGCCGCGTCGAGCGTCGGCGGGCTGGTGTTGGGCATGTCCATGAACGTGGTCAGCCCGCCGGCCACCGCGGCGGCCGATTCGGTCGCCATGTCGGCCTTGTATTCCATGCCGGGTTCGCGGAAGTGCACCTGGTCGTCGATCATGCCCGGCAGCAGGCGGCGGCCGCGCGCGTCGATCACGGTCTCGCCGGCGCGCGCCGACAGGCCGGCGCCGATTTCGGCGATGCGGTCGCCGTCGATGCGCAGGTCGCCGTCGTACTCGCGTCCTTCGTTGACCAGGCGGGCGTTGACGATCAGGGTCGATGGCATGAGCAATGTCCGGAAGGGTCGGGGGAGGCGGCGGCGTCTTCGGTGCCGGGCACCGGGTCGTAGCCGCCGGGATGCAGCGGATGGCAGCGCGCCAACCGCTTGAGTGTGAGCCAGCCGCCCTTGAGCGCGCCGTAATGCGCGATCGCCGTCATCGAATACGACGAACAGCTCGGGTGGAAGCGGCAACGTTGGCCGAGCAAGGGGCTGATCCAACGTTTGTAGCCGCGCAGCAGGATGAGGAGCAGACGGGCGATCACGTTTCCTTAATGCCGGCAGCGGTAGTGACGGTGCGGGGGAAGCTTGCGGCGAAAGCCCCGCGCTGGGGCGTATTTTACGCTTCCGGCGGGCGTGTCGCGGGACGCGTGCGGTGCGGTTGCCGCGGGTGCCCCGGCAGGGTATAACAGCGCGCTTTCCCCAAAACAAGGCAAGTGCAAGACGAAGGTCCGCCGCGGCGCGAAACGCGTAGCCGTGCCGTCCGGGCCGGGCGAAAACCGGTCGTGCGCCGGATTTCACTTGCGGTCATCGAACGCATGTGCATTTGATGGCCGGGTGGGTCATGCTTGGCCCGCGATGCCTCCGGACCGCGTCCGGCGGCGCCCTCAGGGAATAGAAGGACAAGCCTGTCGTGGCAGTGAAAAAACCTGCGAAGAAGGCCGCCAAGGCCGCCAAGAAGACCGTCAAGCCCGTCGCGAAGAAGGCCGCCAAGCCCGCGGCCAAGCCCGCGCCGAAGAAGACGGCGGCGAGCAAGCCGGCGGTCAAGAAGGCGCCGGCGGCGGCCAAGAAGGTCGCGGCCAAGGCGGCGCCGGTCAAGGCCGCCGCGGTCAAGAAGGCGGCGCCGGCCAAGCCCGCGGCGAAGCCGGCCGCCAAGGCGGCGCCGGTCAAGCCCGCCGCGGCCAAGAAGGCGGCGCCGGCCAAGCCCGCGGCCAAGCCGGTCGCAGCCAAAGCGACGCCGATCAAAGAAACTGCCGCCGCCAAGCCCGACGTTAAAAAAGTTGAAGCGAACAAGCCTCAAGCTGTGAAGCACAAGCCCGCGCCCGGCGCGGCCCAGACCCCCTCGCCGCCTGCCCGGCCCAGCGCTCCGGCGCCCGCAGCCAAGCAGGCCGTCAGCATCTCCGACCAAAGCAAGAACACAGTGACCCAGACAGCATCCAGCAACCCTCCCGCCGGCAAGCCCGCGTCCGCTGCGGCCCGTCCGGCCGGCAAGGTCGCCGTGGCGGTGACCACCAAGGCGCCGTCCTCGCCCGCGCCGAAGACCAAGGTCAAGGTCGTTCCGTACAAGAACGATCCCGCGACCGGCCGTCCGATCGTGCCGGAAGGCTACAAGCCCGGCCCGGACGAGGAATACATGAACCCGCTGCAACTCGAGTATTTCCGCCAGCGCCTGCTGCAATGGCGCACGGATCTGGTCGAGGAGTCCAAGCAGACCATCGAGAACCTCAAGGACGAAGTGCGCGACGTCGGCGACGAAGCCGAGCGCGCGACCCGCGAGACGGAGAACTCGCTGGAACTGCGCACCCGCGACCGCTACCGCAAGCTGATCAGCAAGATCGACAGCACGCTCAAGCGCGTGGACTCCGGCGATTACGGTTTCTGCGTCGACACCGGCGAAGAGATCGGCCTGGACCGCCTCGAGGCGCGTCTGACCGCCGAGCGCACCATCGACGCGCAGGAGCGTTGGGAGCACATGCAGAAGCAGATGGGCGATTGAACCTGCCGGTCCGCGTCTGACGAGAAAAGCCCGGCTTCGGCCGGGCTTTTTTGTTTTCGGGGCGGCGAGGGCTCGGCTGCGCCGAAGCAACGCGGAGCCCGCGTTCGCGGGAGTGACGGTAGTTGGTTTCGTTGAACTCTCGCCAGCCGTCATCCCCGCGAAGGCGGGGATCCAGAGACTTCAGAGTCATGCCTCGATAAAACCCTGGATATCCGGCTGCGCCGAAGTGAAACGGAGCCCGCCTTCGCGGAACGCCGGTGATTTGGTTGCGCAGCCCACAAGTGTTGCTTCGCGACCCAAACCCGCCAGCCGCCGCCGCGAACCGCCAGGATCGGTCCACGCCGCGCGGCCGCGGCGCAGGCACGCTGTCGTTGCCGCCATCGCAGGAGCCCGCCATGCACGACTCGCACACCGCCCCGCATCATCTCGAATTCATGCGCGAGGCCATCGCCCTCGCGCGCGCCAACGCCGCCGCCGGCGGCCGCCCGTTCGGCGCGGTGCTGGTCTGCGACGGACGGGTCGTCGCGCGCGCCGTCAACCGCATCCTGGAAACCCACGACCCGACCGCGCACGCCGAACTGTTGGCGATCCGCGAAGCGGCGCAGGCGCTCGGCGCGACCCGGCTGGACGGCTGCACGATCTACGCCAGCGGCCATCCGTGTCCGATGTGCCTGGCGGCGATGCACCTGTGCGGCGTGGCGGGCGCCTACTACGCGTATTCGAACGAAGACGGCGAACCGTTCGGCCTGTCGACCGCCGGGGTCTACGCGCAGATGGCGCTGCCGCCGGCGCAGCAGCGCCTACCGTTGATGCGGTTGTTGCCCGACGGCGAGGCGGGTCTGTATGCGCAGTGGGCGCAACGCGCCTGAGGCGCGCGGTTCGCAGCAAGCGTGGTGTCGCGGTCGCGGCTCGCGCCGCTTCTGCAGGGTACGTATCCGGCTGTAGGAGCGGCGCGAGCCGCGACCGCGACGCCGCACCTACGACGCAACCGCCGCGCAGCCCCGCCTCACTGCAAATCGCGCAAATCCAGCCGCCGCAGCTTCGGCGCCAGCTTCGCCGTCGCGCCGACCACGGCCAGGGTCATGCAGCCGCCGAAGATCACCGACGGCACCAATCCCATGACTTTGGCCGCCAGCCCCGATTCGAACGCGCCGAGCTCGTTCGACGAACCGATGAAGATGCCGTTGATCGACGACACCCGCCCGCGCATTTCGTCCGGCGTCGACAGCTGCAGGATCGTCGAGCGCAGCACCACCGACACGCCGTCGCACATGCCCGACAGCATCAGCATCGCCGCCGACAGCCAGAACTCGCGCGACAGGGCGAAGCCGATGATGCACAGGCCGAACCCGGCCACCGCCCACAGCAACAGCCGGCCGGCGTGCTTTTGCGGCGGGTGCCGCGCCAGCCACAGCCCCATCAGCACCGCGCCGGCGGCCGGCGCCGCGCGCAGCACGCCGAGCGCTTCGGGGCCGTAATGCAGCACGTCGTGGATGAACGCCGGCAGCAGCGCCACCGCGCCGCCGAACAGCACCGAGAACATGTCCAGCGCCTGCGCGCCGAGCACGACCTGGTTGTTGAACACGAAGCGCAGGCCTTCGCCGATGCTCTGGAACACCGGCGCGCGTTCGGCCGGCGGCGGCGGTTCGGTCACCCGCAAGGTGATGATGGCGATCGCGCCGGCCAGGGCGAATGCCGCCGCGACCAGATACGCCGACGTCTTGCCGCCCCAGGCCACCAGCACGCCGCCGATGGCCGGGCCCAGCACCAGCCCGGTCTGCATCACCACGCTGCTG
Proteins encoded:
- the yidD gene encoding membrane protein insertion efficiency factor YidD, encoding MIARLLLILLRGYKRWISPLLGQRCRFHPSCSSYSMTAIAHYGALKGGWLTLKRLARCHPLHPGGYDPVPGTEDAAASPDPSGHCSCHRP
- a CDS encoding M23 family metallopeptidase, whose product is MSLATRAAALICAAALAPAASAQVVAQGSIPDNAAAPAAAAATDARLVFPASVPQGSMVIGKVPPGSVVRYGGRQLRVTAYGSVVFGVGRDASGTLNVEVQPPGGAPQRAGIAVTARDFPTEYISGVPPKTVNPPPEIAARIEREQAQVVAARARDDERPDFAQPFQWPVQGRISGRFGNQRVYNGQKGSGHSGMDIAAPTGTAVKAPAAGVITFAAPDLYLTGGTVLLDHGHGISSNFLHLSRIDVKVGDRIAQGQTIGAVGATGRATGPHLHWGMNWFDVRIDPLLVLERAQAAGKAAP
- the dksA gene encoding RNA polymerase-binding protein DksA; the protein is MAVKKPAKKAAKAAKKTVKPVAKKAAKPAAKPAPKKTAASKPAVKKAPAAAKKVAAKAAPVKAAAVKKAAPAKPAAKPAAKAAPVKPAAAKKAAPAKPAAKPVAAKATPIKETAAAKPDVKKVEANKPQAVKHKPAPGAAQTPSPPARPSAPAPAAKQAVSISDQSKNTVTQTASSNPPAGKPASAAARPAGKVAVAVTTKAPSSPAPKTKVKVVPYKNDPATGRPIVPEGYKPGPDEEYMNPLQLEYFRQRLLQWRTDLVEESKQTIENLKDEVRDVGDEAERATRETENSLELRTRDRYRKLISKIDSTLKRVDSGDYGFCVDTGEEIGLDRLEARLTAERTIDAQERWEHMQKQMGD
- a CDS encoding MFS transporter; this encodes MLRNPGFVGLLIYRLLAMLSYQIVAVTVGWHVYELTRDPLALGMIGLTEVVPYFCFALFAGYAVDHLPRRKLGMFACLGLLLTTLMLAGVASGTLPAGAFGIGTFTIFAAIAINGVVRAFLSPVYMSLFARVLKREHFARGAGVSSVVMQTGLVLGPAIGGVLVAWGGKTSAYLVAAAFALAGAIAIITLRVTEPPPPAERAPVFQSIGEGLRFVFNNQVVLGAQALDMFSVLFGGAVALLPAFIHDVLHYGPEALGVLRAAPAAGAVLMGLWLARHPPQKHAGRLLLWAVAGFGLCIIGFALSREFWLSAAMLMLSGMCDGVSVVLRSTILQLSTPDEMRGRVSSINGIFIGSSNELGAFESGLAAKVMGLVPSVIFGGCMTLAVVGATAKLAPKLRRLDLRDLQ
- a CDS encoding nucleoside deaminase, which encodes MHDSHTAPHHLEFMREAIALARANAAAGGRPFGAVLVCDGRVVARAVNRILETHDPTAHAELLAIREAAQALGATRLDGCTIYASGHPCPMCLAAMHLCGVAGAYYAYSNEDGEPFGLSTAGVYAQMALPPAQQRLPLMRLLPDGEAGLYAQWAQRA
- a CDS encoding dihydroorotase; its protein translation is MPSTLIVNARLVNEGREYDGDLRIDGDRIAEIGAGLSARAGETVIDARGRRLLPGMIDDQVHFREPGMEYKADMATESAAAVAGGLTTFMDMPNTSPPTLDAAALEDKYRRATGRAWGNFGFYLGASNDNLAAIQQLDPRTAPGVKVFMGASTGNMLVDDPVTLDAIFRDVPTPIITHCEDTPMIDAELARYKAKYGDDIPAQFHPDIRSREACKKSTELAISLARKHNTRLHVLHISTADELALFQPGPIEGKRITAETCIHFLRFDRSDYEKLGHLIKCNPAIKDPADREALIRAVANDVIDVLATDHAPHTLEEKARPYTSAPSGLPLVQFALNAALELVHEGRLSTAQVVDKFAHAPAKLFDVDLRGFLREGYFADLVLIDDAPYTVAREDVLSKCGWSPFEGRTFRSRIASTWVNGQLAWDGVSLVGAPNGQRLAFAR